In Deinococcota bacterium, the following proteins share a genomic window:
- the surE gene encoding 5'/3'-nucleotidase SurE, translating to MKVLVANDDGIFSPGIRALAEAMLEVADEVVISAPDVEQSAVGHGITIRRPLRYKRTRLNGLEGTQAYRVDGTPADCVVLGVHNNGRPDVVVSGINIGANLGYDVTHSGTVAAAIEGATLGIPAIAFSLKSGKGELDFSFAADYAKELVPRVAKNGLPQRTLLNVNFPTGPLKGVRLSRQSTHSYVDEVIAREDPEGVPYYWVAGVPTGKREPDTDYTAVLDGFASVTPLYLDFTYSSYFATLAEFVPGLEREIV from the coding sequence ATGAAAGTTCTAGTTGCCAACGACGACGGTATCTTCTCCCCCGGCATCCGGGCCCTGGCCGAGGCCATGCTCGAGGTCGCCGACGAAGTGGTCATCTCCGCGCCCGACGTGGAGCAGTCGGCGGTCGGCCACGGCATCACCATCCGCCGGCCGCTGCGCTACAAGAGGACCCGGCTGAACGGCCTCGAGGGCACCCAGGCCTACCGCGTCGACGGCACCCCGGCCGACTGCGTGGTCCTGGGCGTCCACAACAACGGCCGTCCCGACGTGGTGGTGAGCGGCATCAACATCGGCGCCAACCTGGGCTACGACGTGACCCACTCGGGCACGGTGGCGGCGGCCATCGAAGGCGCCACCCTGGGTATTCCCGCCATCGCCTTTTCCCTGAAGAGCGGCAAGGGCGAGCTCGACTTCAGCTTCGCGGCCGACTACGCCAAGGAGCTGGTGCCGCGGGTCGCCAAGAACGGCCTGCCCCAGCGCACGCTCCTAAACGTCAACTTTCCCACCGGGCCCTTGAAGGGCGTGCGGCTGTCGCGGCAGTCGACCCACTCCTACGTCGACGAGGTCATCGCCCGCGAGGACCCCGAGGGCGTGCCCTACTACTGGGTGGCCGGCGTGCCGACCGGCAAGCGCGAGCCGGACACCGACTACACCGCGGTCTTGGACGGCTTTGCTTCGGTCACGCCGCTCTACCTCGACTTCACCTACAGTTCCTACTTCGCCACGCTGGCCGAGTTCGTGCCGGGGCTCGAGCGGGAGATCGTCTAA
- a CDS encoding ATP-binding cassette domain-containing protein, which yields MTQPRPQGVGTEVHAPKITQPGVPASKRKGAKGEYLLEVKHLQKYFPIRGGILSRVVANVHAVEDVSFNIRPGEVVGLVGESGSGKTTVGRTILRLLEPTAGEILFDGVDVAKLSKGELREYRKEMQIIFQDPYASLNPRMTVGDIIGEALQIHNLARGKAREERVAELLTKTGLAPGHMRRYPHEFSGGQRQRIGIARALAVDPQFIVADEPVSALDVSIQAQVVNLLQDLKDELGLTLLFIAHDLGVVEYISDHVIVMYLGRIMEIAPAKELYANPVHPYTEALLSAVPIPDPTVKRERILLQGDIPSPINPPSGCVFRTRCPLAVEDCAHIIPPLEEVGPGHFKACIVR from the coding sequence ATGACCCAACCCCGTCCCCAGGGTGTCGGCACGGAGGTTCACGCACCCAAGATCACCCAGCCCGGAGTTCCGGCGAGCAAGCGCAAGGGCGCCAAGGGCGAGTACCTGCTCGAGGTCAAACACCTCCAGAAGTACTTCCCCATCCGCGGCGGCATCTTGTCCAGAGTCGTCGCCAATGTCCACGCGGTCGAAGACGTGTCCTTCAACATCCGCCCCGGCGAGGTCGTGGGCCTCGTCGGCGAGTCCGGCTCGGGCAAGACGACGGTAGGCCGGACCATCTTGCGGCTCTTGGAGCCCACCGCCGGCGAGATCCTCTTCGACGGCGTGGACGTCGCCAAGCTCTCCAAGGGCGAACTGCGCGAATACCGCAAGGAGATGCAGATAATCTTCCAGGACCCCTATGCCTCCTTGAACCCGCGCATGACGGTCGGCGACATCATCGGCGAGGCCCTGCAGATCCACAACCTGGCGCGCGGCAAGGCTCGCGAGGAGCGCGTCGCCGAGCTGCTCACCAAGACCGGCCTGGCGCCCGGCCACATGCGCCGCTACCCGCACGAGTTCTCGGGCGGCCAGCGCCAGCGCATCGGCATCGCCCGGGCCTTAGCGGTGGACCCGCAGTTCATCGTCGCCGACGAGCCGGTCTCGGCCCTCGACGTGTCGATTCAGGCGCAGGTCGTCAACCTGCTGCAAGACCTCAAGGACGAACTCGGCCTCACCCTGCTCTTTATCGCCCACGACCTGGGCGTGGTCGAGTACATCTCCGACCACGTCATCGTCATGTACTTGGGCCGCATCATGGAAATAGCCCCGGCCAAGGAGCTCTACGCCAACCCCGTGCATCCCTACACCGAGGCCCTGCTCTCGGCCGTGCCGATTCCCGATCCGACCGTCAAGCGCGAGCGCATCCTCCTCCAGGGCGACATCCCCTCGCCCATCAACCCGCCCTCGGGCTGCGTGTTCAGGACCCGCTGCCCGCTCGCGGTCGAAGACTGCGCGCACATCATCCCACCGCTCGAAGAGGTCGGCCCCGGTCACTTCAAGGCCTGCATCGTCCGCTAG